gaaaaaatgcAAGCACTATGCTAAGTTGAGGACTCGAATCCGTGTAGGCAGATTCCACCTCAAAGAATCTTACCAGCTGAGTTATGCTCAGTTCGCAGATGCAAGTCATCCGGTGCTAAGCGACATGATAATAATGCTAAGCGTCTAATACCACTTCCATGAAAAAAGTGCACATAAACTTTTTGAAATGTGAATTTGAGAATCAGGAAACCTTTTGTTTTTTCATAAAGGAGGACAAATACATAGAAAAAGAATCAAATATCAGATGCATCGCAAGCCTATTCAAGTGTTCATGCTTTAGCAACTACCAATTACGATATTCAATGTGGCGACGGGGATGGTGACTTCGACTTCGACAGCGAACCACCACCGTCCTCTCTAATTAGCACCGGTGACGGTGATGCTGGCGTGATCACCTCTATGCTTTCCAATGTTCCAATGTCCACCGCCGACAACTGCCTGCTGGTGCTGAACCTCATCGGCGACGGCGACTTGGATGGGACAACAACAATTTCGGACACCCCCGGCGGCGATGAATTCGAGCACCTATCGCACACCCCGGCGTACACCGGCGGGGTTGGAGACGGAGACCTGGAACCAAAGTGAGGCCTCGGCGATGGTGACTTGGACACGATCATCTCCTTGGACCCGCTCGTCGAGCAGCTGCTCCTCAACGGCGACCGCGCCAAGATATCCGCCAGGACCCTCGACGCCGTGGGCCGCTCCGGCGACACGCCGCAACGGCGCagctgcggcagcggcggggacACGAGCCCCTCCatcagccgcgcgcgctcgggcTCCAGGTGCGCGCGGCACACCGGGCACGACGAGTGCGCGCACAGCCAGGCGTCGATGCATCGGCCGTGGAAGAAGTGGCGGCACGGGGGCAGCACGCGCACGACGTCGccgtcctccagctcctgcaggCACACCACGCACTCCACCGCCCTCCCCTTGCtgccgctcctcctcctgccgccgagcggcgacggcgacgccgaCGCGGCCCACGCGCGGTACGTGAACGTGGGCAGCGCGGCGATGTCGTCCACGCTGAGCCCCAGCCCCGTCGTCCCGGACGACGTCGCGCCGTGGCCGCCCGCCTGGAGCTGGCGCCACTCGGCCAGCACCGACCGGCCGTAGCGGATGGCCATGTAGAGTATCACGGCGACGAGGACCGCGATGATGATGTACAGCAGAGTGAAGTTGGAGCTGCTGGTGTTTGGCGCCGGCGGGCCGTCGACGGAAGGGTCGGCGGCGGGCGACGAcatggctgctgctgctgctgctgcaaagAACGTCCGATTCCGGTGAGCTTGTCTTGAGATGGTTCGAGCGACATGTCGCTGGCAACCGGTAAGCGAATCATTGATCCCGGTGGTTGACGTGGGATTTAGAGGCAGCCGCAGGCATGAGAGGGGATGTGTGCGCCGCATGCACGCCAAGTGCATGATAGAATTGCAGTTGGGTCGCTAGCTGGACTTAAGCCCTGGGTTAAGGCAAGAGGTTGCGTGCTGAATATAGTATGACCTTGAGATAAGTTGTATGCTGCTGGTGTTCATACGGTGCTGGACAATGGATTTGTGTTTGTTGCTAGGATTCTTTTTTGTCCACTGTGTTTAGTTTAGCCGTTGAACTGCTAGCTTGACATCGATGGATTATTCAGTAATCATCTGGCGCAGGCATGATTGGTGATCCTAGTATAGAATAGTGAATATAGTTTGGTTGAATTTGCTGGCAGACAATTGGATAGGGTTCAAGTCAACTTCATGATTCGTAGGCAAAATCATGCATCGATTCTTCAACCGTTGTTTTTTTTGATAATGAAAGTTTTATTGATTTTCAAGCGCATATTCATCAACCACTGTTAAAGCCTGCGTCTGCATGAGTTTTCAGATAAGATCATTGGCTCCGGGATTGAGCCGAAAGTCTGACATAGCGTTGTCAGAAATCAAACCATTACTTTGCAAATTTGGAGGAATCGTTTTTTTCCCCGTTTTTGCTTCAGAGCGGAATTGGACTATGCGGTGACTTATGTAGAACAGACAACAGAGTAAGCACTGGAAGTCTGGAACAGAGCTCGAGAGGAATGTGATGGTAGTTTCCACTTTTTCTCACTACACAACTCATCTGCATCTGCATGCACAAATTTGCTGGGCAAAGTGAAGCATAGAAAATTCTTGCCCAGAACGAGTAAAGCCCAAGTACATTTTTGCGAACTCTACACTCCAGCGTCGTGCGACTCCAACGTGGCCGGAGAAGGTGATCTTGTCCTGCACATCCGGCCGTCCGGCGTTCTTGGCCGAGGCGGCGACGGTGACACAGCCGAGCTACCATTGCCCATGGCGACCATGAGCTCAAAATGCATGGGGGACCTCACTGGAGATGGCGACCTGGACGAGACGACGGCGTCTTTCGCTCCCGACGCCTCCCCCCTCTCGCGCTCGGGCGACGCCGCCCCGAGCCGGCGCAGctgcgggagcggcggcgacaGGGACGCCACGCCCAGGCGGACTTTCTCCAGGCCCGGGCTCCCCCGGCACACCGGGCACGTCGCGTGCGACAGCAGCCACACGTCGACGCACCCCGCGTGGAAGTAGTGCCTGCACAACGGCAGCATGCGCACCAGCGCGCCGTGGCGGAGCTCGTCGAGGCAGACCGCGCAgcagtccgccgccgccgcggccggggcCCTCGCGTCGCCGCGGCCCGGCGAGGGGGAGCGGTACGTGAAAGTGGGGAGCACGGCGACGTCGTCGGGGCCGAGGCCGAGCGCCTGCACCGGGCCGGGGAGTACGGTGACCGCGTCGTCGtccccggcgccggccgcggcgtTGGAGCCGTGCCGGCGCGTTAGGAAGACCGAGTTGAAGGAGCGGCAGTAGTAGAGGACGACGTAGAGGACGATGGCGACGAAGACACCGATGCCCGCGTACTGCGCCGTCGTGGACGCCGAGGCGACTGGCATTGCCGCGGAGATCGCGAGCGCGGCAGAGCGTTTGCAGAGAGGAAGGGACAAGACGGGAATGTCGCGGGAAGTTGTTTGTTTTCTGCATCATTTCTTCGTGCAGGTCGGGTGGTGCCGTAGTGGCTGGCTAGTGTGGCATGCCTTGGAAGGTAGGTTGAGCTCGGGGGATGGCTTGCACGTAGACGAACGCGGCATCTTGCAAGCTGATGCTAAGCGTGCCTATTATATTAGCTCCCATGGAATGGAATGACGCGTTGAAACTCCAACGACTCGTAATAAAGTGAGGTCGTTTTCCTTTAGAAACTTTCCGCTAGTGCCATGTAAAATGAACAGAACTTTGCAATCCCTTATTTGTCATCGAAATCTCCGTGCCACTCAAATTGGCAGAAAATGGCAAATAAGCGACTGAGAAAAATTACAGTGGTAGCCAAAGGATTTACCCAAAAATTGAAGGGAATATTCACCAGTCATTTGATTGATCTAGAATTGATTTTCTCACCTTTTGGATGTACGTAAATTTTTACTTTCATCAGCCGTAGCTAGCATAACTATTACGTGTTTAAGAAGTCAAATTTTGGTATTTTATATTCTGGTTGAGTATTTCTAATCAATGGGTCCCTACTACTATCTCATGCTTTTTTGATTCGTTATTTTGGTCCATTATATGTCTTGGACCATTACTTTTTCCCGATGTATTTTTtattgaaaattatttttaaaaaatataatcATGTAATAACATTTTTGTATCAAATTTGCTTAATATTATTTTCATTTAACAAATCCTAGTATGTTATGTTAACAAATCCCAGTAGCCATTGTTCGACAATTAAAAAACTTCCAAACTTTATGGCAAGAGACTTTCAATCTCAAATTTTTATAACCTTTTTAAATTTTAAAGTTTTGCATCAATCTAAAAATTATATTCAATTGTTTATTTTAAAAGATGAAAACCCTAACAAACTGAGGTTAAAACTTAGTATTTATTTGGAATGCCAACAATCCGTGCTGAGTACTGTTCGTTATCCGTATTAGACAAATCAAGACTTTGAATGTATTGGTATAATGGACAAGTTGGTAACGTTCAATTGAGAGCGTAAGCTGGTAAGGGCATTACATCCTTTTAGAAAAAAAAGATTTATTGTGGTCCCTTAAGTCTAAGAAAAAAATACAAGCCATTCTCCTCCAAAATTTAAATAAACATACTGCACCTGTAACCATATGAGATCAAATTTCTCTTGGTGATAATGGTTGATTTTAAGAGATTTTCTATCAATCCACCTACTTCCTATTCAACAATAGTTAGTTAACGATTGCTGATTCTGTTTGATAAGAAACTCTTGTTTTGATTGCCCACATTAAATGCAACACAACTACCTCTCCTAATTTTTATTGTGAAGACAATAGAGATCCATTTAAGTGAGTAATATGATGGTTGTCCAACTCAAAACTTTACAACAAAACAAGAGATAAAGACCTTATCTTCTTAATTTCTAATGAGTTTTTTCTAGTAGAACTACTTATCAAGGATAGAGATTGTAGAATTTATTATTTTTGTAGCAAGATGACCTTACATCAATATGAGCTACAACTTTCTAACCATCTATCTTTGCATCTAGTCTCGCTTCCACTCTTGTTCCCTATCgatgaattcaaataaattaaACATACCTACTTTCTACTTTTAAAATGGATTGTAACATTCCATGTATAATAAGAAGGTGAGTGCAGAGAGAGCTCTTGCCTCTTTGGAGGAGAGGCTAGAAATGATATAGTACATGCATCCCTTGAACCAAACGTTGCTCCTCTGGTTTATCACTCCTTTTTTTCTTGCAGTCTCAGTCCATTTTTTATTATTGTTCTTCTCTTGGACCAGAACTAGCAATATAGTTTTAAGTAGTTTCGTTTTTAAGCGTATGGGATGGGCTTGTTGTTTGATATCATCATTTATTTGGAAACTTGCATTTTGTGGAATTGCTTTTGATAAGTCTGAAAAATTTCCTAACTGAATATTAGAATTTGTAATTTGAATTACTGAGCTTTAGAACCTAAATTTTAACttttgaattgatcaactttgTTCATCTTCAAAATACATCTTTGGAGTATCAAATAAACATCTTGAACTTCATATTTACATAGATCAAATAAAACTCCTGAACTTTGGGAACTGTAACTTTAAGAAAAATGGGAAACTCCAACTTTGAAATAGTATTTGAAAAAAGAAATTTGAAGCAACCACTTTCAAATCTATGATTCTTGAACTTTCAAATTGATTCACCTTTGACCTAAAACACTTTTTTGTAAGTTGTTAGGTTAGCCAGGAGTGTGGGCCCTCTAAGTGATGAATATAGAGACACTGAGTACCTTATCTGATCCATGGAGTTCATTGCCCTGTAAACTAGATCAGATTTATTAGCATAAAAACAAAGACTGAAAGATCGAGAGAGGTGGAAAGTGAGAAGGCAAAGATCACTACTTTGGACATAGCCTTTTATTGGGTTAAGATAGGCCTTGATAGATATCTCTCATGCTAACTTGGGAGGCATCAAAATTTAAGTTGTAACATTGAAATATCAATTTTTTATAACCAGGTGTCAAGTCTTAACTTATAATTTTGGTACATCTTGTTAGCTCTCTAAAGATGTAAAGGAAATATCTATTGGCCATAGGAGATATTTTCATGAATTTTGAGTGTAGTTGGAGACAGAATGGTAGAGAGTGGGAATTGGGGAAGGCGATGGCTGTTAGCCGATGTGAATGCCCGTTGTACCAAACAGTCATGATGCAGGTGGGCCAGATTTTTTCAAACCAGTTTACAACCCAACTCTACCCAGTAAGTAAAATTTAGGTAATGGGTTTGCCTAAACAAGAACATCGGATTACCCAGAAACCCATTGGATTACCTAAAAATTACCAGCCATTTATTCATGCTCAGTGCTGAACCGCGTGCATCTCCTCCTTTCTTCTCCCTAGCAAGCAGCGATACGCTAgcttctccctcctctgttgCTTGCAGCAGCACGTAGCATTCATGCCCTCGCCAGGTACAAGTAGAGGTGCTCTTCCAGTCCTGGCCTGGTTTTTTTTTTAAATGTCCTGGCCTGTCCTCAATCAACGCCATCCCTGCTCCAATAGAGCCAAGCAGTAGCACCAGCTCCTCCCAATGCTTCTACCTCGCGGCGAATCCAAAGCCATGGCCTGTAATGCTGATCCGTAAGACCCATATCGATCCACCAGATCCAATCGGAGCGGTGCAAGGCCAATAAAAGCTGCTGCCAATACCACCGACTTGACGACTCCTCAAATTTCGGGCCGTAGCAGCTCCGATCGTAGACCACGCCGTCGTTCCCCACCAGCAGCACCTTCACAGGGGCCCCTCACCAACTCGATGCCGCGCGCAGAGCAGATGTGCGCCTGGTCAGCTGGATGCCGCGCAAGTGCTAAGCAAACATAGGACATGCGCTGCTGGCGTCCGAGGAATATTTCCCCCAACAGAAAAGTAAAAATGGTGTTCTGACTTAATGGAATAATCTTATATACACTTTTAAGATTTTAAAAAATTATCCCAACTACATTAAAAGATGAGGGTATTTAAATCCCCTACCTTCGTTACATAATCCTAACAATACCCCTACCTACCTAGAATATCCGTGGGATATTATGATTTTTGGGTTATTTCTGGATGTTGACGTACAAATTGTTTACTACAAGATGATCACGCTCTTCATATGATATCAAACGTTCCGCAGAACGCTTGATCTTTCGTTTGAGGTCTTCGTGCTGTTGAAGATTGTGTAACTGATTCCTTCATCATCCAAAAGTTAGTGTTTACCTCGGACGCATTTACCATAGTTCTACACGGTTGGTCCACCCTCGCGCGAAGGTCGCAACGTAACCTTCGCGCATTCAGCTAGGCGCAAACCTTCAACCATCAATGAAAGAGCCAGTACTGCGAGATAAAATCAAAAAAACTGTGTAATGACTTTTAGATTGCCCGAAGATTCCTCAAGACCTTTGGCATATCCTTCGGCGAGACCTTCTCGGGAGTGGCAATCCCTAACAGTAGCCCCTCGTGGGCGAGGGCCAACTGCGTCGGTCCAAACCCTCGAACAAGGATTGCCAGCCATCCTCCGAGAAAAACGTCTCCCCAATCGTCGGAGGTTGGCACACGCTGAAGGTTATGTTTGCTTATGTGTCATGTTTTTATTGGGCGTAGTTTGGGCTTCCTCTCGGGTTTACCGCCGGTTGTTTACTATTCGTTTTGCCCCCCTATATAAGCAGTGGTTGAGGGTGAGTCGCTTTCACGCTCTCATCAGCTAGTAGCCTTCGTATTTCATTTTCTTAGTGCCA
The genomic region above belongs to Panicum hallii strain FIL2 chromosome 4, PHallii_v3.1, whole genome shotgun sequence and contains:
- the LOC112890014 gene encoding RING-H2 finger protein ATL11-like; amino-acid sequence: MHLACMRRTHPLSCLRLPLNPTSTTGINDSLTGCQRHVARTISRQAHRNRTFFAAAAAAAMSSPAADPSVDGPPAPNTSSSNFTLLYIIIAVLVAVILYMAIRYGRSVLAEWRQLQAGGHGATSSGTTGLGLSVDDIAALPTFTYRAWAASASPSPLGGRRRSGSKGRAVECVVCLQELEDGDVVRVLPPCRHFFHGRCIDAWLCAHSSCPVCRAHLEPERARLMEGLVSPPLPQLRRCGVSPERPTASRVLADILARSPLRSSCSTSGSKEMIVSKSPSPRPHFGSRSPSPTPPVYAGVCDRCSNSSPPGVSEIVVVPSKSPSPMRFSTSRQLSAVDIGTLESIEVITPASPSPVLIREDGGGSLSKSKSPSPSPH
- the LOC112890337 gene encoding putative RING-H2 finger protein ATL71, with protein sequence MPVASASTTAQYAGIGVFVAIVLYVVLYYCRSFNSVFLTRRHGSNAAAGAGDDDAVTVLPGPVQALGLGPDDVAVLPTFTYRSPSPGRGDARAPAAAAADCCAVCLDELRHGALVRMLPLCRHYFHAGCVDVWLLSHATCPVCRGSPGLEKVRLGVASLSPPLPQLRRLGAASPERERGEASGAKDAVVSSRSPSPVRSPMHFELMVAMGNGSSAVSPSPPRPRTPDGRMCRTRSPSPATLESHDAGV